The following are from one region of the Streptomyces decoyicus genome:
- the cobT gene encoding nicotinate-nucleotide--dimethylbenzimidazole phosphoribosyltransferase, with the protein MTDTGQVPGEGQPENAGGHPGQPQPAAASSPADAGPTELPGMVSPPGEYPYLDQAEGVVEDDDLLLMPGAQGAWSEQPAPQPLPQPQETHHVPEQQPQQGVPFDAAAQGATGFEPMPAQAGDHESGGRDSGSVDLSAVRIPQPAAPQQQDRARAAAPATPQRRPLHMGPPVPDATGGVVRSLADRGPADAPSQSAGRHAGPPTGGPEYFDAPAPAPETAPGEQPVADAQPGAGLPYTEQTPGDPAAQAFAAPSYAEQPYGGQLSAEQTYGAAGQGPLPGPQLGEIPSQVPSWNEASAQAAHLPQTAPAPAAETVAPEVPAAPAADAAPPVPQDAAQPAEQPQPMPAEDAAAAADGAAVVADAAGAVQDAQAAAPVPPQEVSPAALPDAVVPGQDGTPGAEAAVPDDAAASAPVAAAAAQEVPAADDAAVAAQQPEAVAAEVPQQPVDQDPSAEAEPAEQEPAAEAEAPVPAMADGGDEPVEPVTEQSAAVTPDATAEPAQAPQDEQPAGQEPPAEPADALDQPQSAAPAPVADEPQPQPEAAEPEAAEPVLTEPEAVPAGTGADDVSAAEPAAAPMPVTAPQGPVAQPVSDSGAPLEQTAIEPPEAQEAAAGQPQSDAPADAAGQQTDEVPAQDAAPQGADAAEQQPVAAAPDAPGHLGEPNDPTAEPAPGTGPAVDATPDAPAEAAGAEEPVVTAGTDEPTGADAPAETAGTDEPAEADAPAETAGTDEPAEADAPADLPADAPPVAVHIPAQASGEPSTTDGTTPQAAAAGEEPTTAGPTPGSAPAADMPADESPEEQDIAELVELGEGQDDDQPQPAGQRPAAAPEGSEAPDGSDPAVVPDPAEDPSPAAGYDDSERAAVHRVMRERRDIRNGFRSDAIPNDVLLRVLEAAHTAPSVGHSQPWDFVVIRSDETREKMHQLATAQREAYAKSLPKARAKQFRELKIEAILETPVNIVVTADSTRGGRHTLGRHTQPQMAPYSSALAVENLWLAARAEGLGVGWVSFFDEREMVRELGLPEHLEVVAYLCIGYVDEFPEEPELLQAGWSKRRPLSWVVHEETYGRRALPGESPHDLLQETLQGIRPLDAKALGEAWERQKRMTKPAGALGMLEIISAQLSGLSRKCPPPIPEPAAVAIFAGDHGVHAQGVTPWPQEVTGQMVANFLGGGAVCNAFANQVGAEVCVVDVGVAGELPATPGLLPRKVRPGTADFTAGPAMTQEDVLKAIEVGIDTARDLVAAGNKALLTGEMGIANTTTSAALISVYTGVDPVEVTGRGTGINDETHARKVEVIRRALELHQPDPADPIGVLAAIGGLEHAALVGLILGGASLRTPVILDGVSAGAAALVARAIAPEALAACIAGHRSAEPGHVAALNKLGLRPLVDLDLRLGEGTGALLALPVVQSAARAMHEVATFDSAGVTEKS; encoded by the coding sequence ATGACCGACACCGGCCAGGTCCCGGGCGAGGGGCAGCCGGAGAACGCAGGCGGACATCCCGGGCAGCCGCAACCGGCGGCCGCTTCCTCCCCTGCCGACGCCGGACCGACAGAACTGCCGGGCATGGTGTCCCCTCCCGGCGAATACCCCTACCTCGACCAGGCCGAAGGTGTTGTCGAGGACGACGATCTGCTGCTGATGCCGGGCGCCCAGGGCGCCTGGAGCGAACAGCCGGCGCCCCAGCCGCTCCCGCAGCCGCAGGAGACCCACCACGTTCCGGAGCAGCAGCCCCAGCAGGGCGTGCCGTTCGACGCGGCCGCCCAGGGGGCCACCGGCTTCGAGCCGATGCCGGCCCAGGCCGGTGACCATGAGAGCGGCGGCCGGGATTCCGGTTCCGTCGACCTCAGCGCCGTCCGTATCCCGCAGCCCGCGGCTCCGCAGCAGCAGGACCGCGCCCGCGCCGCCGCGCCCGCCACCCCCCAGCGCCGTCCGCTGCACATGGGCCCGCCCGTCCCCGACGCGACCGGCGGAGTGGTCCGTTCGCTCGCCGACCGCGGACCGGCCGACGCGCCCTCGCAGTCCGCCGGACGGCACGCGGGACCGCCCACCGGCGGGCCCGAATACTTCGACGCCCCGGCCCCGGCCCCCGAGACCGCGCCGGGTGAACAGCCGGTGGCCGACGCGCAGCCCGGTGCGGGCCTCCCGTACACCGAGCAGACCCCCGGGGATCCGGCGGCGCAGGCTTTCGCGGCACCGTCGTACGCCGAGCAGCCCTACGGTGGTCAGTTGTCCGCAGAGCAGACCTACGGGGCCGCGGGGCAGGGGCCGTTGCCCGGCCCGCAGCTCGGCGAGATCCCGTCGCAGGTGCCGTCGTGGAACGAGGCCTCCGCCCAGGCCGCCCACCTCCCGCAGACGGCGCCGGCCCCGGCTGCAGAAACGGTCGCCCCCGAGGTGCCCGCCGCACCCGCAGCCGATGCCGCGCCGCCCGTACCTCAGGACGCCGCGCAGCCTGCCGAACAGCCGCAGCCGATGCCGGCCGAGGACGCCGCGGCGGCCGCCGACGGCGCGGCCGTCGTCGCGGACGCCGCCGGTGCCGTGCAGGACGCGCAGGCGGCGGCCCCGGTACCGCCGCAGGAGGTGTCTCCGGCCGCCCTGCCGGATGCGGTCGTGCCCGGTCAGGACGGAACGCCCGGGGCGGAGGCCGCCGTGCCGGACGACGCCGCGGCGAGCGCTCCCGTGGCGGCGGCCGCCGCGCAGGAGGTGCCCGCGGCGGACGACGCTGCCGTGGCCGCCCAGCAGCCCGAGGCGGTTGCCGCCGAGGTGCCCCAGCAGCCCGTGGACCAGGACCCGTCCGCCGAGGCCGAGCCCGCGGAGCAGGAACCGGCCGCTGAGGCCGAGGCCCCGGTCCCTGCCATGGCGGATGGGGGCGACGAGCCCGTGGAACCCGTGACCGAGCAGTCCGCCGCCGTCACGCCCGACGCCACCGCCGAGCCGGCCCAGGCCCCGCAGGACGAGCAGCCCGCCGGCCAGGAACCGCCCGCCGAACCGGCCGACGCCCTCGACCAGCCGCAGTCCGCCGCACCGGCCCCCGTCGCCGACGAGCCCCAGCCACAGCCCGAGGCCGCCGAGCCCGAGGCCGCTGAGCCCGTCCTGACCGAGCCCGAGGCCGTCCCGGCCGGGACCGGTGCCGACGACGTCTCCGCTGCCGAGCCCGCCGCCGCCCCCATGCCCGTCACCGCTCCCCAGGGCCCCGTCGCGCAGCCCGTCTCCGACAGCGGCGCTCCCCTGGAGCAGACGGCCATAGAGCCGCCCGAGGCGCAGGAAGCGGCCGCCGGACAGCCGCAGTCCGACGCCCCCGCGGACGCCGCAGGGCAGCAGACCGACGAGGTGCCCGCACAGGACGCCGCGCCGCAGGGCGCGGACGCCGCGGAGCAGCAGCCCGTAGCGGCCGCCCCCGACGCCCCCGGCCACCTCGGCGAGCCGAACGACCCGACGGCCGAGCCGGCCCCGGGCACCGGTCCCGCCGTGGACGCGACACCCGACGCGCCCGCAGAGGCTGCCGGGGCCGAGGAGCCCGTAGTGACTGCCGGGACCGACGAGCCCACCGGGGCCGACGCCCCCGCAGAGACCGCCGGGACCGACGAGCCCGCCGAGGCCGACGCCCCCGCAGAGACCGCCGGGACCGACGAGCCCGCCGAGGCCGACGCCCCCGCGGACCTCCCTGCCGACGCCCCACCCGTCGCCGTCCACATCCCGGCCCAGGCCTCCGGCGAGCCGTCCACCACGGACGGCACGACCCCGCAGGCCGCGGCCGCCGGTGAAGAGCCCACGACGGCCGGGCCCACGCCCGGCAGCGCCCCCGCTGCCGACATGCCCGCCGATGAGTCGCCAGAGGAGCAGGACATCGCCGAACTCGTCGAGCTGGGCGAGGGCCAGGACGACGACCAGCCGCAGCCGGCCGGTCAGCGGCCCGCCGCAGCGCCCGAGGGCTCCGAAGCGCCCGACGGCTCCGACCCCGCGGTGGTGCCCGACCCGGCCGAGGACCCGTCCCCGGCCGCCGGGTACGACGACTCCGAGCGCGCCGCCGTACACCGCGTGATGCGCGAACGCCGCGACATCCGCAACGGCTTCCGCAGCGACGCGATCCCCAACGACGTGCTGCTGCGCGTCCTGGAGGCGGCCCACACCGCCCCCAGCGTCGGCCACTCCCAGCCCTGGGACTTCGTCGTCATCCGCTCGGACGAGACCCGCGAGAAGATGCACCAGCTCGCGACGGCGCAGCGCGAGGCCTACGCCAAGTCGCTGCCCAAGGCGCGCGCCAAGCAGTTCCGCGAGCTGAAGATCGAAGCGATCCTCGAAACGCCGGTGAACATCGTCGTCACCGCCGACTCCACCCGCGGTGGCCGGCACACCCTCGGCCGGCACACCCAGCCGCAGATGGCGCCGTACTCCTCCGCGCTCGCCGTCGAGAACCTCTGGCTCGCCGCCCGCGCCGAGGGCCTGGGCGTCGGCTGGGTCAGCTTCTTCGACGAGCGGGAGATGGTCCGCGAACTGGGCCTGCCCGAGCACCTCGAAGTCGTCGCCTACCTGTGCATCGGTTACGTCGACGAGTTCCCGGAGGAGCCCGAGCTGCTCCAGGCCGGCTGGTCCAAGCGCCGCCCGCTGTCCTGGGTCGTCCACGAGGAGACCTACGGCCGGCGCGCGCTGCCCGGCGAGAGCCCGCACGACCTCCTCCAGGAGACCCTCCAGGGCATCCGCCCGCTGGACGCCAAGGCGCTCGGCGAGGCCTGGGAGCGGCAGAAGCGGATGACCAAGCCCGCCGGGGCGCTGGGCATGCTGGAGATCATCTCCGCCCAGCTGTCCGGACTGTCCCGCAAGTGCCCGCCGCCGATCCCGGAGCCGGCCGCCGTCGCGATCTTCGCCGGTGACCACGGGGTGCACGCCCAGGGCGTGACCCCCTGGCCCCAGGAGGTCACCGGCCAGATGGTCGCCAACTTCCTGGGCGGCGGCGCGGTCTGCAACGCCTTCGCCAACCAGGTCGGCGCCGAGGTCTGTGTCGTGGACGTCGGTGTGGCGGGCGAACTCCCCGCCACTCCCGGTCTGCTGCCGCGCAAGGTCCGCCCGGGCACCGCCGACTTCACGGCGGGCCCGGCGATGACCCAGGAGGACGTGCTCAAGGCCATCGAGGTCGGTATCGACACCGCCCGTGACCTCGTCGCGGCCGGCAACAAGGCGCTGCTCACGGGCGAGATGGGCATCGCCAACACCACCACCTCCGCCGCGCTGATCTCCGTCTACACCGGCGTCGACCCGGTCGAGGTCACCGGCCGCGGCACCGGCATCAACGACGAGACGCACGCCCGCAAGGTCGAGGTGATCCGCCGCGCCCTGGAGCTGCACCAGCCCGACCCCGCCGACCCCATCGGCGTCCTCGCCGCGATCGGCGGCCTGGAGCACGCCGCCCTCGTCGGTCTGATCCTCGGCGGCGCCTCGCTGCGTACGCCGGTGATCCTCGACGGGGTGAGCGCCGGCGCCGCCGCCCTGGTGGCCCGTGCCATCGCCCCCGAGGCGCTGGCGGCCTGCATCGCGGGCCACCGCAGCGCCGAGCCGGGCCATGTCGCGGCCCTGAACAAGCTCGGCCTGCGCCCGCTGGTCGACCTCGATCTGCGGCTCGGCGAGGGCACCGGTGCCCTGCTCGCGCTGCCCGTGGTGCAGAGCGCCGCCCGCGCCATGCACGAGGTCGCCACCTTCGACTCCGCCGGAGTCACCGAGAAGAGCTGA
- the cbiE gene encoding precorrin-6y C5,15-methyltransferase (decarboxylating) subunit CbiE, whose translation MADRVTVIGWDGSALTAAARSALGAATLVAGAAHHLALPEVPRNAERIRLGSVTLAARRIAQHRGTAVVLADGDPGFFGVVRTLRAPEHGLEVEVVPAVSSVAAAFARAGMPWDDAQIVVAHSRDLRRAVNVCRAHTKVAVLTSPGAGPAELALLLDRVHRTFVICEDLGTDRERVTVLTSDKVPDHVWRDPNVVIVVGGSPAGAAAQGTGWIAGREVGHPTGPRGWGLPDSAYGGALGEGESVQLRTAQLARLGPQVGDLVWDIGAGSGAAAVEAARFGAAVIAVDADADACGRAAALARRHGVQLQVAHGRAPQVLEDLPEPDVIRVGGGGAEVVTACAARRPERIVTHAATRDEAEALGRALADGGYEVECALLQSVDLDTSVWVERERSVVFLLSGYRVPHP comes from the coding sequence ATGGCCGACCGGGTCACGGTGATCGGATGGGACGGCTCCGCGCTGACCGCCGCCGCCCGCTCCGCCCTCGGCGCCGCCACCCTCGTGGCCGGCGCCGCCCACCACCTCGCACTGCCCGAAGTCCCGCGGAACGCCGAGCGGATCCGGCTCGGCAGCGTGACCCTGGCCGCCCGCCGCATCGCCCAGCACCGCGGTACCGCCGTCGTGCTCGCCGACGGCGACCCCGGCTTCTTCGGCGTCGTGCGCACCCTCCGGGCACCCGAGCACGGCCTGGAAGTGGAAGTGGTACCGGCCGTCTCCTCCGTCGCGGCCGCCTTCGCACGGGCCGGTATGCCCTGGGACGACGCCCAGATCGTCGTCGCCCACAGCCGCGATCTGCGCCGCGCGGTGAATGTCTGCCGCGCCCACACCAAGGTCGCGGTGCTCACCTCGCCCGGCGCGGGGCCCGCCGAACTCGCCCTGCTGCTCGACCGCGTCCACCGCACCTTCGTCATCTGCGAGGACCTGGGCACCGACCGCGAGCGGGTGACAGTCCTCACATCCGACAAAGTTCCCGACCATGTCTGGCGTGACCCCAATGTCGTTATTGTCGTCGGCGGTTCACCCGCCGGTGCCGCGGCCCAGGGGACCGGCTGGATCGCCGGCCGCGAGGTGGGCCACCCGACGGGCCCGCGCGGCTGGGGACTTCCGGACAGTGCTTACGGCGGCGCCCTGGGCGAGGGCGAGTCCGTCCAGCTGCGCACCGCACAACTCGCCCGTCTCGGGCCGCAGGTGGGCGACCTGGTCTGGGACATCGGTGCGGGCAGCGGGGCCGCCGCGGTGGAGGCCGCGCGCTTTGGTGCCGCCGTCATCGCGGTGGACGCCGACGCGGACGCCTGCGGGCGCGCCGCCGCCCTCGCCCGCCGCCACGGCGTGCAACTCCAGGTCGCGCACGGGCGTGCGCCGCAGGTCCTGGAGGACCTGCCCGAGCCCGATGTGATCCGTGTCGGCGGCGGGGGAGCGGAGGTCGTCACCGCCTGTGCGGCCCGCCGCCCCGAACGGATCGTCACCCACGCCGCCACCCGTGACGAGGCCGAAGCGCTGGGCCGGGCGCTGGCCGACGGCGGCTACGAAGTCGAGTGCGCGCTGCTCCAGTCCGTGGACCTGGACACCTCCGTCTGGGTCGAACGCGAGCGGTCCGTGGTGTTTTTGCTCAGCGGCTATCGCGTTCCTCACCCATGA
- a CDS encoding GNAT family N-acetyltransferase, giving the protein MTSTFPDISISTDRLVLRPFDESDVPALADMMADELVTAWTTVPHPYTTAEARAWATGKAAAVRTEGRGIALAVTEFLTQRLVGTIHVDHTDWRVLSTEVGYVTAPWARGEGYASESVLAVAQWLFHDQKFERIELRTAADNTASQQVAQKIGCISEGVLRNAWIARSRTEDGGWTDIRTDLIVWSLLPEDLDGVPGRLADANGFAYPEWN; this is encoded by the coding sequence ATGACATCCACCTTTCCGGACATCTCCATCAGCACGGACCGGTTGGTGCTGCGCCCGTTCGACGAGTCCGATGTGCCCGCGCTCGCCGACATGATGGCCGACGAACTCGTCACCGCCTGGACCACGGTCCCGCACCCCTACACCACCGCCGAGGCCCGCGCCTGGGCCACCGGCAAGGCCGCCGCCGTACGCACCGAAGGCCGCGGCATCGCCCTGGCCGTCACCGAATTCCTCACCCAGCGCCTGGTCGGCACCATCCACGTCGACCACACCGACTGGCGGGTGCTCAGCACCGAGGTCGGCTATGTCACCGCCCCCTGGGCACGCGGCGAGGGCTACGCCTCCGAGTCCGTCCTCGCGGTCGCGCAATGGCTCTTCCATGACCAGAAGTTCGAACGCATCGAGCTGCGCACGGCGGCCGACAACACCGCGTCCCAGCAGGTCGCCCAGAAGATCGGCTGCATCAGCGAGGGCGTGCTGCGCAACGCCTGGATAGCCCGCAGCCGCACCGAGGACGGCGGCTGGACGGACATCCGCACCGATCTGATCGTGTGGAGTCTGCTGCCCGAGGACCTCGACGGGGTCCCCGGCCGGCTGGCGGACGCGAACGGATTTGCCTACCCCGAGTGGAACTGA
- a CDS encoding MetQ/NlpA family ABC transporter substrate-binding protein: MNKKEALFVRNTLKISVAIAAASAVALGASACSAPSDTTASSDKGDKNAPLVVAASPTPHGTILDFVKNELAEKEGLKLVVKPFNDYKIPNKVTDDGQVDANFFQHKPFLDTFNKENGTHIVPVQNVLIEPLGVYSKKIDKLSQLKSGSTVSVPNDPSNEGRALKLLADNGVITLKPGVGSDAKLTDVKDDKGIKITELEAAQTAPRIDDVDAAIINGNFAIGAHLKPSKDALALEKAKGNPYANFLAVKKGNESDPRIKKLAKLLNSPEVKKFIEDKYKDGSVIPAFGPAKS, from the coding sequence GTGAACAAGAAAGAGGCACTCTTCGTGCGCAACACCCTGAAGATCTCCGTCGCCATAGCCGCCGCCTCCGCCGTCGCCCTCGGCGCGAGCGCGTGCAGCGCTCCCTCCGACACCACCGCCAGCAGCGACAAGGGCGACAAGAACGCCCCGCTCGTCGTCGCCGCGAGCCCCACTCCGCACGGCACCATCCTGGACTTCGTCAAGAACGAGCTGGCGGAGAAGGAAGGCCTCAAGCTCGTCGTCAAGCCGTTCAACGACTACAAGATCCCGAACAAGGTCACCGACGACGGCCAGGTCGACGCCAACTTCTTCCAGCACAAGCCGTTCCTCGACACCTTCAACAAGGAGAACGGCACGCACATCGTGCCCGTCCAGAACGTGCTCATCGAGCCGCTCGGCGTCTACTCCAAGAAGATCGACAAGCTGTCGCAGCTCAAGTCCGGCAGCACCGTCTCGGTCCCCAACGACCCCTCCAACGAGGGCCGGGCGCTCAAGCTGCTCGCCGACAACGGCGTGATCACCCTCAAGCCCGGTGTCGGCTCCGACGCCAAGCTGACCGACGTCAAGGACGACAAGGGCATCAAGATCACCGAGCTGGAGGCCGCCCAGACCGCGCCGCGCATCGACGACGTCGACGCCGCGATCATCAACGGCAACTTCGCCATCGGCGCCCACCTCAAGCCCTCCAAGGACGCGCTGGCCCTGGAGAAGGCGAAGGGCAACCCCTACGCCAACTTCCTCGCCGTCAAGAAGGGCAACGAGAGCGACCCGCGGATCAAGAAGCTCGCCAAGCTCCTGAACTCCCCCGAGGTCAAGAAGTTCATCGAGGACAAGTACAAGGACGGCTCGGTCATCCCGGCCTTCGGCCCCGCCAAGAGCTGA
- a CDS encoding methionine ABC transporter permease, which translates to MTWNEMQPLLYDNTLDTLFMVWWSTFYAVLIGIPVGVLLHLTDRGALLQNIVVSKVLGAIVNIGRSFPFLILIVVLIPFTRLVVGVSIGPTGAVVPLAIAAIPFFARLVEAALREVDHGLVEAAQAMGGGTWTIVFKVLLPQALPALIAAVTTTVIQLIGYSAIAGAVGGGGLGNLAYTYGYQQYETSLMITTVVELVLLVTVVQLLGDLVVRRLAGRGTRASSLGVGLRRARTEEPAAVTEAA; encoded by the coding sequence GTGACCTGGAACGAGATGCAGCCGCTGCTGTACGACAACACGCTCGACACCCTGTTCATGGTGTGGTGGTCGACGTTCTACGCGGTGCTCATCGGCATCCCGGTCGGTGTGCTGCTGCATCTGACCGACCGCGGGGCCCTCCTTCAGAACATCGTGGTGAGCAAGGTCCTCGGTGCGATCGTGAACATCGGACGGTCCTTCCCGTTCCTGATCCTGATCGTCGTGCTGATCCCCTTCACCCGGCTCGTCGTCGGCGTCTCCATCGGCCCGACCGGCGCGGTCGTCCCGCTCGCGATCGCCGCCATCCCGTTCTTCGCCCGGCTGGTGGAGGCCGCACTGCGCGAGGTCGACCACGGCCTGGTCGAAGCCGCCCAGGCCATGGGCGGCGGCACCTGGACCATCGTCTTCAAGGTGCTGCTCCCGCAGGCGCTGCCCGCACTGATCGCGGCCGTCACCACCACCGTCATCCAGCTGATCGGCTACTCCGCGATCGCCGGTGCGGTCGGCGGCGGCGGTCTGGGCAACCTGGCCTATACCTACGGCTACCAGCAGTACGAGACCTCGCTGATGATCACCACCGTCGTCGAGCTGGTCCTCCTCGTCACGGTCGTCCAGCTGCTCGGCGACCTCGTCGTCCGCCGGCTCGCCGGCCGCGGCACCCGGGCCTCCTCCCTGGGCGTCGGCCTGCGCCGTGCCCGTACCGAGGAGCCGGCCGCCGTCACCGAAGCCGCCTGA
- a CDS encoding methionine ABC transporter ATP-binding protein codes for MITTTGLTKVYRSGDREVTALDGVDLHVREGEVYGVIGQSGAGKSTLIRCLNLLERPTSGTVTVAGQELTSIAGRGKRASAQLRAARSHIGMVFQHFNLLSSRTVQDNVELPLEILKVDRRERSRKALELLDLVGLADKAKAYPAQLSGGQKQRVGIARALAGDPKVLLSDEATSALDPETTRSILQLLRDLNRKLGLTVVLITHEMDVVKTICDSAALMKNGRVIEQGTVAELLATPGSELARELFPVGGEPSADDRTVVDITFHGSAATRPVISELSRTYNVDISILGAAMDTVGGKQIGRMRIELPGRFEENVVPIGFLREQGLQVDVADVDGSVAVPAAADQPAIPAPAATLQKEGAK; via the coding sequence GTGATCACCACAACGGGCCTGACCAAGGTCTACCGTTCCGGAGACCGCGAAGTCACCGCCCTGGACGGCGTCGATCTGCACGTCCGCGAGGGCGAGGTGTACGGCGTCATCGGCCAGAGCGGCGCCGGCAAGTCCACCCTCATCCGCTGCCTCAACCTCCTGGAGCGTCCCACCTCCGGCACGGTCACCGTCGCCGGCCAGGAACTGACGTCCATCGCCGGACGCGGCAAGCGGGCCAGTGCCCAGCTCCGGGCCGCGCGCAGCCACATCGGCATGGTCTTCCAGCACTTCAACCTGCTGTCCTCGCGCACCGTCCAGGACAACGTCGAACTGCCGCTGGAGATCCTCAAGGTCGACCGCCGCGAGCGCTCCCGCAAGGCGCTGGAGCTGCTGGACCTGGTAGGCCTCGCCGACAAGGCCAAGGCCTACCCCGCCCAGCTCTCCGGCGGCCAGAAGCAGCGCGTCGGCATCGCCCGCGCGCTGGCCGGCGACCCCAAGGTGCTGCTCTCCGACGAGGCCACCAGCGCCCTGGACCCGGAGACCACCCGCTCCATCCTCCAGCTGCTGCGCGACCTCAACCGCAAGCTGGGCCTGACCGTCGTGCTCATCACGCACGAGATGGACGTCGTCAAGACGATCTGCGACTCGGCCGCGCTGATGAAGAACGGCCGGGTCATCGAGCAGGGCACCGTCGCCGAACTCCTGGCCACCCCCGGCTCCGAGCTGGCCCGGGAGCTGTTCCCGGTCGGCGGCGAGCCGTCCGCCGACGACCGCACCGTCGTCGACATCACCTTCCACGGCTCGGCCGCCACCCGCCCGGTGATCTCCGAGCTGTCGCGCACCTACAACGTCGACATCTCGATCCTCGGCGCCGCCATGGACACCGTCGGCGGCAAGCAGATCGGCCGGATGCGCATCGAGCTCCCCGGCCGCTTCGAGGAGAACGTCGTGCCGATCGGTTTCCTGCGCGAGCAGGGCCTCCAGGTGGACGTGGCGGACGTCGACGGCAGCGTCGCCGTGCCCGCCGCCGCCGACCAGCCGGCGATCCCGGCGCCCGCCGCCACGCTCCAGAAGGAAGGTGCCAAGTGA
- a CDS encoding HAD-IA family hydrolase translates to MKITADALLFDNDGTLISSLESVSRCWTRWAKEYGVTGQEFGRIQLHGRPAAEIVADLLPADRVPEAVARIEHLEVEDVAGGVVALPGTLALLESLPAERWAVVTSATARLAEARLDAAGIRTKTLIAADDISRGKPDPEPFLLAAERLGVDPARCVVFEDAPAGLAAGRAAGMLTVALTTTHRAEELSADVVVSTLSEVSAQATDGSVEITIAK, encoded by the coding sequence ATGAAGATCACCGCTGATGCGCTCCTTTTCGACAACGACGGCACCCTGATTTCCTCCCTGGAGTCCGTCTCCCGCTGCTGGACCCGGTGGGCGAAGGAGTACGGCGTCACCGGGCAGGAGTTCGGCCGGATCCAGCTGCACGGGCGCCCGGCGGCGGAGATCGTCGCCGATCTGCTGCCCGCGGACCGGGTGCCCGAGGCGGTGGCCCGGATCGAGCACCTGGAGGTCGAGGACGTCGCCGGGGGAGTCGTGGCGCTGCCCGGCACCCTCGCCCTGCTGGAGAGCCTGCCCGCCGAGCGGTGGGCCGTGGTCACCTCCGCGACCGCCCGGCTGGCCGAGGCCCGTCTCGACGCGGCCGGGATCCGGACCAAGACGCTGATAGCCGCCGACGACATCAGCCGCGGCAAGCCGGACCCGGAGCCTTTCCTGCTCGCCGCCGAGCGGCTGGGGGTGGACCCGGCCCGCTGTGTGGTCTTCGAGGACGCGCCGGCGGGACTCGCGGCCGGACGGGCGGCCGGGATGCTGACCGTGGCGTTGACCACAACCCACCGGGCGGAGGAACTGTCGGCGGATGTCGTCGTCAGCACGCTCTCGGAGGTATCCGCGCAGGCCACGGACGGATCGGTGGAGATCACCATCGCGAAGTGA
- a CDS encoding GNAT family N-acetyltransferase, whose translation MGTSVTISAATDQDAEQILKLQYLCYQQEAALYDDYAIEPLTQTLQALRAELGGACVVVARLGEEVVGSVRGTVDEDGTARIAKLIVHPRMQRHGLGGRLLDAVEQRLAAERSATGFRLFTGHRSEGNLRLYRSHGYLPVGTEQLTSRLSVVTLEKELRQETTAVGTPPGRSQGEFAAQA comes from the coding sequence ATGGGCACGAGCGTGACCATCTCTGCGGCGACCGACCAGGACGCCGAGCAGATCCTCAAACTCCAGTACCTCTGCTACCAGCAGGAAGCCGCGCTGTACGACGACTACGCCATCGAGCCGCTCACCCAGACCCTCCAGGCGCTGCGCGCCGAACTGGGCGGGGCCTGCGTCGTGGTGGCCAGGCTCGGCGAGGAGGTGGTCGGGTCCGTGCGCGGCACGGTCGACGAGGACGGCACCGCGCGGATAGCCAAGCTCATCGTGCACCCGCGGATGCAGCGGCACGGCCTGGGCGGACGGCTGCTCGACGCGGTCGAGCAACGGCTGGCGGCCGAGCGGTCCGCCACGGGCTTCCGCCTGTTCACCGGGCACCGCAGCGAGGGCAATCTGCGTCTGTACCGCAGCCACGGCTATCTGCCCGTGGGCACCGAGCAGCTCACCTCCCGCCTGAGCGTGGTGACGCTGGAGAAGGAGCTGCGCCAGGAGACCACCGCCGTGGGAACGCCTCCCGGGCGGAGCCAGGGAGAGTTCGCCGCCCAGGCATGA